The nucleotide window AATGGATTGCCGTATTGGGCATGAGAAGGATAGGAAAGACAAGCGTTGTTAACGTTGCAGTAAAGGAAATTGGGGCAATAAAAGTCTCTATTAATCTTATGAGAATACACGATTCAAGAAAGAAGCAGTACCCAAAACACGTTTTAATAAGTTTGCTAATTGAGGAGATAAATGAGGCTATAAAGAACTACACAATTTTAGGCAAGGTTGCAAAATTACTTTCAAATATTTTAGGCGTTGAGGAAATACAAACTAATAAAGTTAGGGCTAAGTTAACGAAGATTAGGGGTACAGACATAACTTACATTATAAGAGAAATGGACTCAATTGCTAGGGATAATAAGAAACAACTTGTGATAATTTTAGATGAAGCTCAAGAGTTAGCAAAGGTGAATGGCCTAGACTTTCCCTCAATTTTTCACGACGTATATGACAATTGCAAAAACACTGTGATAATTTTTACGGGAAGTATGGTCAAGTTAATCGAAAAGACGCTGAAAAACATTGAATACACAGAACCATTCTTTGGGAGATACATTAGAAAGATTACACTAGGGAGATTTTTACCGGAACAAAGTAGAGAATTTCTAGAAAAGGGATTTGAAGAGGAGGGGATAAAAGTGGACGAAAGCGTTATTGACGAGGCAGTAAAGAGGCTAGATGGAATTCCAGGTTGGCTAACACTATTCGGTTCAGAATATACCTTTAGCGCTAAAATGGGTACTAAGCCTAGGATTGATGAAATTATAGAGAAGGCTATAAACGAAGTGAGAAATGAGGCTAGGAATTTCATATTTT belongs to Saccharolobus solfataricus and includes:
- a CDS encoding AAA family ATPase, producing the protein MLFNTRPKEDRKDLYDREKEIEMIKDSIARGEWIAVLGMRRIGKTSVVNVAVKEIGAIKVSINLMRIHDSRKKQYPKHVLISLLIEEINEAIKNYTILGKVAKLLSNILGVEEIQTNKVRAKLTKIRGTDITYIIREMDSIARDNKKQLVIILDEAQELAKVNGLDFPSIFHDVYDNCKNTVIIFTGSMVKLIEKTLKNIEYTEPFFGRYIRKITLGRFLPEQSREFLEKGFEEEGIKVDESVIDEAVKRLDGIPGWLTLFGSEYTFSAKMGTKPRIDEIIEKAINEVRNEARNFIFSTQSPLRYSAVILALDRLGGKGELHEIVKVSSTILNENIPEPRVYEILNRLVEFDFIERREDNEYYLHQDEPNRKGLILAAKDSPASYSI